The region CCATCGCTGATAAGCTCAAACTAATGCTTTTAGAGGGGCAAACCAGCTATGAAGAAGCCATACGTGTCGGGCTTATGGACGGCTAAGGTCAATGCATAACCGTAAAGCATTCACCCTTTTAGAAGTGCTCATCTCTATCGCCCTTATGGGTATCGTGATCGTAGCCCTTTTTTCTTCTGTAGATATGATGCAAGATTCCAATCAACAACTTGCACAATACTTGGAAAAGTCTAAAAAAACCACCAATGCCACCAAAGTATTGTATTTGGATATGATAGATTCTGATGGAAATATCACGATTACAAAAGATGAATTCAGCAGAGTCTGCATCGAAAAGACACGCAATTCTCTTTATGCATTACCTTCTGCAAAAGTCTGTTGGATCGTGCTTAAAAAAGAGAATACGCTCGCACGAATAGAAGGAAATGCATACCATTTACCCCTACGTACAGAAGAAAAAGTTGAAATTGACCCTGTCATGACGGGGATAGAGGTCTTTGATCT is a window of Sulfurovum sp. TSL6 DNA encoding:
- a CDS encoding type II secretion system protein J gives rise to the protein MHNRKAFTLLEVLISIALMGIVIVALFSSVDMMQDSNQQLAQYLEKSKKTTNATKVLYLDMIDSDGNITITKDEFSRVCIEKTRNSLYALPSAKVCWIVLKKENTLARIEGNAYHLPLRTEEKVEIDPVMTGIEVFDLYHEKDKILVLIQQQGKEPISFMLQGITKPVKKKALADKNTTTIPKTPL